One Acropora palmata chromosome 2, jaAcrPala1.3, whole genome shotgun sequence genomic window carries:
- the LOC141875100 gene encoding protein FAM53A-like, giving the protein MVTVITDKLKDQSLEDLSGDETEMTAVQFRLNPRGNSHISECLLAHRLRRDARQMFGHSRTQSYPSHRHRRTYCNNCNGEELLAMHSTRPTPPANKKLCSTLSLPDNESVEGQLLWVPRASSVWQPIENFSRKPRSASFPDETRKPMEPELGTINNEMNSMSTPPASPTPRPASAYAALHERLFVDKNENKDCRLVRDKDRDINFNWKPSPVRGLPRCRSQPCFDRKRSGVKRPVDEELDEMRPALDLAKMEETSYYRCRDRKKGLRIPKYMNKRSTKGLTSYFTEPEKFTLKPIASSPLDAQGSSIMITPNSSPTKQMDSSTEIGKHLESKEINCEQKNGKLDNLSPKVNDRVFHLNYDSDLDLNSIEEDDLF; this is encoded by the exons ATGGTGACAGTGATTACGGACAAGTTAAAAGACCAGTCCCTGGAAGATCTTTCCGGCGATGAAACCGAA ATGACTGCAGTTCAATTTCGGCTTAACCCTCGCGGAAATTCACACATTTCAG AATGCCTCCTGGCGCACAGACTTCGACGAGATGCTCGACAAATGTTTGGGCATTCGCGCACACAAAGTTATCCATCCCACAGACATAGGAGAACATACTGCAACAACTGTAACGGGGAAGAGTTATTAGCAATGCACAGCACCCGACCTACGCCACCCGCAAACAAGAAATTATGTTCTACACTCTCTTTGCCTGATAACGAAAGCGTCGAAGGACAATTATTGTGGGTTCCTCGCGCTTCATCAGTTTGGCAGCCCATTGAAAACTTCTCGAGGAAACCTCGATCTGCTTCCTTCCCTGATGAAACTCGAAAACCGATGGAACCCGAGCTTGGGACAATAAACAACGAGATGAACTCTATGTCGACACCTCCGGCTTCACCTACACCACGACCTGCTTCAGCATATGCAGCTCTCCATGAGAGACTTTTTGTcgacaaaaacgaaaacaaagatTGCAGACTTGTGCGAGACAAAGACAGAGatataaactttaactggAAGCCGAGTCCTGTGCGAGGTTTGCCGAGGTGCCGCTCGCAACCTTGTTTTGATCGAAAGAGGAGCGGGGTAAAAAGACCTGTCGATGAGGAATTAGATGAAATGAGACCAGCACTggatttggccaaaatggaAGAG aCATCTTACTACCGTTGCAGAGACAGAAAGAAAGGTTTAAGGATCCCGAAGTATATG AATAAAAGATCTACGAAGGGACTGACAAGTTATTTCACTGAGCCTGAGAAATTTACCCTCAAACCAATCGCTTCATCGCCACTGGATGCTCAAGGAAGCAGCATTATGATCACCCCAAACTCATCTCCTACCAAACAGATGGATTCATCAACAGAAATTGGCAAACACCTTGAAAGCAAGGAGATAAACTGCGAgcagaaaaatggcaaattggACAATTTATCCCCCAAAGTTAACGACAGAGTTTTTCACCTGAACTACGATTCGGATCTAGACTTGAACTCTATTGAAGAGGACGACCTTTtctaa